The proteins below come from a single Micromonas commoda chromosome 8, complete sequence genomic window:
- a CDS encoding predicted protein translates to MSRSSLIPTQESGYGSTPAVVSAKKESSPFTRNRVIALACSALGLIAVVGFGSRMNSDAALGNPFQQIMHAQAKQYEALQASKAAGIKMLSTMPVRPVFAPNARAQLGASEYQRCVAHDSKPSEGYNVSDSDQIRRDLVFDVSREDYPAVTAYNDSKTLLADVSCKVTPPGKFLDTELCMSRTDFCDQSCKMPVPANCDYTTKSFGACEPSVRTICNGITTFHYECETMQDELQHVTNEYDALSPGVPPCRVDADAPFAKAAYAQMKYEAAYVDWVNAVNDATEVCTIGHALWVHNLGLYQAHYDAMENTIGDLKALCNASNPEEEFDISEAVAEASKSYFKPSSGPHKGRKLVWWQQLCEPSIAALEELLKSLEIASPQLMCFAETCQMKKAAEADAFEALVAAHNKFSIAYSAYTTEVDAYNKKVEAKETALAVAIAAFESFHPVKDKIAMSYTKVVSAFEKVDEAFDPENPVCPVIPGVYPLLDPCQTQTLCHEMMKKHFDEYVDVDTCSAKDTDGAKHAICNPPPSPPPPPPSPSPPPPQLSPEERAARARAEALRRNGASASGIPGFLDAAMKDKVKEKVVQAVVDELEESRR, encoded by the exons ATGAGCCGTTCCTCCCTCATTCCCACCCAGGAATCCGGCTACgggtccacccccgcggtggtttccgccaagaaggagtCCTCCCCCTTCACCCGCAACcgcgtcatcgcgctcgcctgctccgcgctcggcctcatcgccgtcgtgggCTTCGGCTCTCGCATGAACTCGGATGCTGCCCTCGGCAACCCCTTCCAGCAGATCATGCACGCTCAG GCTAAGCAGTACGAGGCCCTCCAGGCTTCCAAGGCTGCGGGCATCAAGATGCTCTCCACCATGCCTGTCCGCCCCGTCTTCGCGCccaacgcccgcgcccagctCGGTGCCTCCGAGTACCAGCGCTGCGTCGCGCACGACTCCAAGCCCTCCGAGGGCTACAACGTCTCCGACTCTGACCAGATCCGCCGCGATCTCGTCTTCGACGTGTCCCGCGAGGACTACCCCGCGGTCACCGCCTACAATGATTCCAAGACCCTGCTCGCGGACGTCTCCTGCAAGGTGACTCCCCCCGGCAAGTTCCTCGACACCGAGCTCTGCATGTCCCGCACCGACTTCTGCGACCAGTCCTGCAAGATGCCCGTCCCGGCCAACTGCGACTACACCACCAAGTCCTTCGGCGCTTGCGAGCCCTCCGTCCGTACCATCTGCAACGGCATCACCACCTTCCACTACGAGTGCGAGACCATGCAGGATGAGCTCCAGCACGTCACCAACGAGTACGATGCCCTCTCCCCGGGTGTTCCCCCctgccgcgtcgacgccgatgccCCCTTCGCCAAGGCTGCCTACGCGCAGATGAAGTACGAGGCTGCCTACGTCGACTGGGTCAACGCCGTCAACGACGCCACCGAGGTGTGCACCATCGGCCACGCCCTCTGGGTCCACAACCTCGGCCTCTACCAGGCTCACTACGACGCCATGGAGAACACCATCGGCGACCTCAAGGCTCTGTGCAACGCCTCCAAccccgaggaggagttcgACATCtccgaggccgtcgccgaggcgtccaAGTCCTACTTCAAGCCCTCTTCCGGTCCCCACAAGGGCCGTAAGCTCGTCTGGTGGCAGCAGCTCTGCGAGccctccatcgcggctctcgaggagctcctcaagTCTCTTGAGATTGCCTCCCCCCAGCTCATGTGCTTCGCCGAGACTTGCCAGATgaagaaggctgccgaggctgacgcgttcgaggctctcgtcgccgcgcacaaCAAGTTCTCCATCGCCTACTCCGCGTACACCACCGAGGTTGACGCCTACAACAAGAAGGTTGAGGCCAAGGagaccgccctcgccgtcgccattGCCGCCTTCGAGTCCTTCCACCCCGTCAAGGACAAGATCGCCATGTCCTACACCAAGGTTGTGTCCGCGTTCGAGAAGGTTGACGAGGCGTTCGACCCCGAGAACCCCGTCTGCCCGGTGATCCCCGGCGTCTACCCCCTCCTCGACCCGTGCCAGACCCAGACTCTCTGCCACGAGATGATGAAGAAGCACTTCGACGAGTACGTCGACGTGGACACCTGCTCTGCCAAGGACACGGACGGTGCCAAGCACGCGATCTGCAACCCTCCCCCCTccccccctcctcctcctccctcccccagccctcctcctccccagCTCTCGCCGGAGGAGCGTgcggctcgcgctcgcgccgaggctctcCGCAGGAACGGTGCTTCTGCGTCTGGTATCCCCGgcttcctcgacgcggccaTGAAGGACAAGGTGAAGGAGAAGGTCGTCCAGGCGGttgtcgacgagctcgaggagtcCCGCCGCTAG
- a CDS encoding predicted protein, whose amino-acid sequence MSGAPVVVVDGTAVDGTHPASPSDWLKTLPQLGAYTTGRTRGGGAKVAQWSSHVARLRSSLATLTATTFESDGEVAALIEPSVRRVLAECVERNVAGPPDEGADRGELMVVIAVCASDGGGWTTHAHATPLPRFDREPTTVLVAAPALRQTRPNAKDVAWPATRAVYDELKTRMAPDGIGEIILTPDGGTTLLEGLTTNLFVARTRVDMPYHGVADAKSSVELVTAPRDSVLPGLARDAVIRASAAEGLPVREEPVLASDADCWTEAFLTNAVRLVQPVREVRWGSSDGNSSDGAREERFLPDPWGSISNRLYRRIVASLDDDLGP is encoded by the exons ATGTCGGGCGCCcccgtggtcgtcgtcgatggaaCCGCCGTGGATGGAACGCACCCCGCGAGCCCCTCGGACTGGCTCAAGACCCTGCCCCAGCTCGGAGCTTACACCACCGGCcgcacgcgcgggggcggcgcgaaggtggCGCAGTGGAGCTCGCACGTCGCCAGGCTCcggtcgtcgctcgcgacgctgacggcgacgacgttcgagtcggacggcgaggtggcggcgctcatcgaACCTTCCGTGCGAAGAGTGCTCGCGGAGTGCGTCGAGCGAAACGTGGCCGGTCCCCCCGACGAAG GCGCCGACCGCGGAGAGCTCAtggtcgtcatcgccgtgtGCGcatccgacggcggcgggtggacgacgcacgcgcacgcgacgccgctcccACGATTCGACCGCGAACCCACGACTgtactcgtcgccgcgcccgcgctgcgCCAGACGAGACCAAACGCCAAAGACGTCGCGTGGCCGGCGACTCGCGCCGTctacgacgagctcaagaCGCGAATGGCTCCCGACGGCATCGGCGAGATCATCCTCACCCCGGACGGCGGAACGACGCTGCTGGAGGGATTGACGACCAACCTCTTCGTggcgcgaacgcgggtgGACATGCCGTatcacggcgtcgccgacgcgaagagCTCTGTGGAGTTggtgacggcgccgcgtgacTCGGTCCTCCCGGGtctggcgcgcgacgccgtgattcgggcgagcgcggcggagggttTACCGGTGAGGGAGGAGCCGGTGCtggcgtccgacgcggacTGCTGGACGGAGGCGTTCCTGACCAACGCGGTTCGGCTGGTGCAGCCGGTGCGGGAGGTGCGGTGGGGGTCGAGCGACGGGAATTCGAGTgacggggcgcgggaggaaCGATTCCTCCCGGATCCGTGGGGCTCGATATCGAACAGACTGTACAGGCGGATCGTCGCCTCGTTGGACGACGACCTAGGACCATAG
- a CDS encoding predicted protein, whose amino-acid sequence MPADEKHLSALDALLEEPGATVTYKFLARHLDISANLAKKLLFAHVSRSSGASVATHVVSGWVKSGDVRAHVVRLARGVDGEVEAARKAMDEVTGEHVYSVSKASSDHPALTAVPASSVKQTDELFDAPPETPNALRDNRHSAVACALVKRAEGPARRVTEKPSPPAAPAPAAKSASAAVKTEPKKTEAKGPGPFAGFKPVAKSDVKPEPRPAAAKPAAKPTGGGRGAMAAMFAKAPPKKAAAPAPPPPAPKEDEDMSDEDGEDDEEEEVMEVPRHRRRVLMEDSDDDDVEPAEAAPEPEPEPEPEKKTKAAKRKSTEPVAAEEPSKDEPKPSPAKKPSPAKKPSPAKNQMDKFVTAPTPASAAASGKKTKKVVTVMDEETGEEFTKTIWVDEAGNEVPEGGVGVAAPAPAQTLMDKSNKSSPKKKAKSPVKPKPAAKPAAKGGIAGFFKKA is encoded by the coding sequence AtgcccgcggacgagaagCACCtgtccgcgctcgacgccctgctGGAGGaaccgggcgcgacggtcaCCTATAAgttcctcgcgcgccacctCGACATCAGCGCCAACCTCGCCAAGAAGCTCCTCTTCGCGCACGTCTCTCGGAGCTCCGGCGcttccgtcgcgacgcacgtcgTCTCCGGGTGGGTCAAAtccggcgacgtgcgcgcacACGTTGTGAGACTCGCgaggggcgtcgacggggaggTCGAGGCCGCGCGCAAGGCCATGGACGAGGTCACCGGCGAGCACGTCTACTCGGTGTCGAAAGCCTCGTCCGATCaccccgcgctcaccgccgtgcCCGCGTCCAGTGTCAAGCAGACGGACGAGCTcttcgacgcgcccccggAGACTCCCAACGCGCTGCGCGATAATAGAcacagcgcggtggcgtgcgcgctggtcaagcgcgccgagggtccCGCGAGGAGGGTCACCGAGaagccctcgccgcccgcggcacCTGCGCCTGCGGCCAAgtcggcctccgccgcggtcaagaCCGAACCGAAGAAGACCGAGGCGAAGGGTCCCGGCCCGTTCGCCGGGTTCAAGCCCGTCGCAAAGTCGGACGTCAAGCCCGAgccgaggcccgcggcggccaagcccgcggccaagccaaccggcggcggcaggggtGCGATGGCCGCGATGTTCGCGAAGGCTCCCCCCAagaaagccgccgcgcccgctcccccgccccccgcgccgaaggaggacgaggacatgagtgacgaggacggggaggatgacgaggaggaggaggtcatGGAGGTGCCCAGACACAGGCGGCGCGTGTTGATGgaggacagcgacgacgacgacgtcgagcccgccgaggcggcgccagagcccgagcccgagcccgagcccgagaagAAGACGAAGGCGGCCAAGCGCAAGTCCAccgaacccgtcgccgccgaggaacccTCGAAGGATGAGCCCAAACCTTCCCCCGCGAAGAAGCCGTCCCCCGCGAAGAAGCCGTCCCCCGCGAAGAACCAAATGGACAAGTTTGTGACTGCGCcgaccccggcgtcggcggctgcgtcTGGCAAGAAGACCAAGAAAGTGGTGACCGTGATGGACGAGGAGACCGGGGAGGAGTTTACAAAGACCATCTGGGTGGACGAGGCTGGAAACGAGGTTCCGGAGGGCGGggtgggcgtcgccgcccctgcGCCGGCCCAGACGTTGATGGATAAGTCCAACAAGTCGtcgccgaagaagaaggcgaagtCGCCTGTGAAACCCAAACCCGCCGCaaagccggcggcgaaggggggCATCGCCGGTTTTTTCAAGAAGGCGTGA
- a CDS encoding galactosyltransferase (Has domain for galactosyltransferase), protein MARGATETSALLGRPSSARGTGLAVSSSAAFDDAPGDVEGGFAPDARPSQHPQHLRTKGRGLLARAVAGAALVVACVALAGFGASRYTVWRLGDEPVAGLAASAATAPQTKPRLLVAVISWQGGFDDTDAQERTWLPLLKDSSPDIEVDYRVFIGRDPEPTGEGEETEIPAEAYRRRRMLRFEGEQTRRGPRVENKAEISPSAGAGGVAGVGGGAGGGGAVAATTSNVDGAGATSFEFDFQPMDDPFAQADDNPRRASQLLENYASDETVIYKEQQTANDTPLTRTGLTPADHVVKLDVDDTYEGLPSKVVAAILWGTANDYDYFFKVDSDVFMMPTKFMAFLKRNAIDKGVDWMGSENKMRETDENPSGWKCSLSRVWHFGKCSRPELNSMPYEGVNPISVDGGHGYFLSKRAMRGVTEYVDAMYDLMEKNKYVNIYEDQMVSHILINQGFLPVDFTGVDVFNVPGITQLAAQNSCTLMTGPIGPAVGENLNKMANLRMSTGINMYETIFGFTPMSIDERMLPRSLLEVGIQPYVTREDMLLKFGYWQRRMENEADSMRNEAEELGVKLPADDAEDTTTYETKGEGGTEPVSEAPAAETKV, encoded by the coding sequence atggcgaggggcgcgaccGAGACCTCGGCGCTGCTCGGGCGACCGAGCAGTGCGCGGGGGACCGGGCTCGCGGtttcatcgtcggcggcgttcgacgacgcgccgggggacGTCGAGGGGGGCTTCGCTCCGGACGCGCGACCTTCCCAACATCCGCAACATCTTCGGACGAAGGGTCGCGGCCTTCTCGCGCGGGccgtggcgggcgcggcgctggtggtggcgtgcgtcgcgctcgcggggttcGGAGCATCGCGGTACACCGTGTGGAGACTGGGCGACGAGCCGgtcgcgggcctcgccgcgtccgccgcgacggcgccgcagACCAAGCCCCGgctgctcgtcgcggtcaTCTCCTGGCAgggcgggttcgacgacACGGACGCGCAGGAGCGGACGTGGCTGCCGCTGCTGAAGGATTCCTCGCCGGACATAGAGGTTGACTACCGAGTGTTCATCGGTAGGGATCCCGAGCcgacgggcgagggcgaggagacggagatacccgcggaggcgtacaggaggcggcggatgctGCGCTTCGAAGGCGAGcagacgcggcgcggtcccAGGGTTGAGAACAAGGCTGAGATCTCGccatccgccggcgcggggggcgtggccggggtcgggggcggcgcggggggcggcggggcggtcgcggcgacgacgtcgaacgtcgacggcgcgggggccaCCTCGTTCGAGTTCGATTTCCAGCCCATGGACGATCCGTTCGCCCAGGCGGACGACAACCCGCGCCGGGCTTCGCAGCTCCTGGAAAACtacgcgagcgacgagacTGTCATCTACAAGGAACAGCAGACGGCAAACGACACCCCGCTAACCCGGACGGGACTGACCCCGGCGGACCACGTGGTTAAGCTCGACGTGGATGACACCTACGAGGGTCTGCCTTCGAAggtggtcgccgcgatccTGTGGGGCACCGCGAACGATTACGACTACTTCTTCAAAGTCGACAGCGACGTGTTCATGATGCCGACAAAGTTCATGGCGTTTCTCAAGCGCAACGCCATCGACAAGGGCGTGGACTGGATGGGCAGCGAGAACAAGATGCGGGAGACGGACGAGAACCCGAGCGGGTGGAAGTGCTCACTGTCTAGGGTGTGGCATTTCGGTAAGTGCAGCAGGCCGGAGCTGAACTCGATGCCGTACGAGGGGGTGAACCCGATTTCCGTGGACGGCGGCCACGGGTACTTTCTCAGCAAGCGCGCCATGCGCGGCGTCACCGagtacgtcgacgcgatgtaCGACCTGATGGAGAAGAATAAGTACGTGAACATCTACGAAGACCAGATGGTGAGCCACATTCTGATCAACCAGGGGTTTCTGCCCGTCGATTTCACCGGCGTAGACGTGTTCAACGTCCCCGGGAtcacgcagctcgcggcTCAAAACTCGTGCACGCTCATGACGGGCCCGATCGGCCCGGCGGTTGGCGAGAACCTGAACAAGATGGCCAACCTGCGCATGTCGACCGGGATCAACATGTACGAGACGATATTCGGGTTCACGCCCATGAGCATCGACGAGCGCATGCTACCCAGGTCGCTTCTCGAGGTTGGCATCCAGCCGTACGTCACGCGGGAGGATATGCTCCTCAAGTTTGGGTACTGGCAGCGGCGGATGGAGAACGAGGCGGACTCCATGCGCAACGAGGCGGAGGAACTCGGGGTGAAGCTTCCCGCGGACGATGCGGAAGATACGACTACATACGAGACGAAGGGAGAAGGGGGCACCGAACCGGTTTCGgaggcacccgcggcggagacgaagGTCTAA
- a CDS encoding hypothetical protein (conserved uncharacterized protein cupA60) yields MDHREFTPLEPETLFYRPATGDDLTVIAEIESNSYPPDEAASPENLRYRVENAGDYFLVGCSAGSGPGGADEIVSYVCGTLIKGETLTHESMSTHDADGDTLCIHSVVTEGGHRRKQIGTKTLKAYMRWITTATPQVERVLLLCKRNLIGFYEGAGWKMVGESDVVHGKDQWYEMEQSAARFRALVASTEQD; encoded by the coding sequence ATGGATCATCGAGAGTTCACCCCCCTCGAGCCCGAGACGTTGTTTTACAGGCCGGCGACGGGTGATGACCTCACGGTGATTGCAGAGATCGAGTCCAATTCCTACCCGCCCGACGAGGCAGCGTCACCGGAGAACCTTCGGTACAGGGTCGAGAACGCGGGCGATTACTTCCTCGTGGGATGTTCCGCCGGCAgcggcccgggcggcgcggacgagatcgTGTCGTACGTGTGCGGCACCCTCATCAAGGGCGAGACCCTGACGCACGAGTCCATGTCCACGCACGACGCAGACGGCGACACCCTGTGCATTCACAGCGTGGTCACCGAGGGCGGCCACAGGAGGAAACAGATCGGGACTAAGACGCTCAAGGCGTACATGCGGTGGATAACGACCGCCACGCCGCAGGTGGAGCGCGTGTTGCTGCTGTGCAAGCGCAACCTGATTGGTTTTTACGAAGGCGCCGGATGGAAGATGGTGGGAGAATCCGACGTGGTTCACGGCAAGGACCAGTGGTACGAGATGGAGCAATCCGCGGCGAGATTCAgggcgctcgtggcgagCACCGAGCAGGATTGA
- a CDS encoding cyclophilin-type peptidyl-prolyl cis-trans isomerase (FKBP-type peptidyl-prolyl cis-trans isomerase and cyclophilin_ABH_like domains: Cyclophilin A, B and H-like cyclophilin-type peptidylprolyl cis- trans isomerase (PPIase) domain), translating into MQSVLAAGRALARPAARLGSRSFVAPRAASLRAPVTIPRAPARCFSASAEQVVEKGDKVSIHYVGTLDDGEQFDSSRERGEPISFTVGGGMMIPGFDKGVVGLKVGDKKDLKLSPDDAYGEVNPANVMKVPKQEVVGAVGEEYTVVGSKLMVGQGMTATISEVGDDEVTLDMNHPLAGKTLNFDIEVMDIERIEVKHRDKFKCFFDIEIGGEPAGKIVMELRGDVVPKTCENFRALCTMEKGFGYKGSPFHRVIPGFMCQGGDFTNRNGTGGKSIFGAKFEDENFVLKHEGEGILSMANAGPGTNGSQFFLCTAETAWLDGKHVVFGKVVEGMDVVKAVEEVGSQSGKTSKEVLVVDSGEM; encoded by the coding sequence ATGCAGTCCGtactcgccgccggccgcgccctcgcgcgccccgccgcccgcctcggcTCCAGGAgcttcgtcgcgccccgcgccgcctctcTCAGGGCGCCCGTGACGATTCCCCGTGCTCCCGCGCGCTGCTTTTCGGCCTCCGCCGAGCAGGTGGTCGAGAAGGGCGACAAGGTGTCCATCCACTATGTCGGCACCCTAGATGACGGCGAGCAGTTCGACTCctcccgcgagcgcggcgagcccatCTCCTTCACCGTAGGAGGTGGCATGATGATCCCGGGCTTCGACAAGGGCGTCGTGGGACTCAAGGTGGGTGACAAGAAAGACCTCAAGCTCTCCCCGGATGACGCGTACGGCGAGGTCAACCCCGCGAACGTCATGAAGGTCCCCAAGCAagaggtcgtcggcgccgtcggcgaggagtaCACCGTCGTGGGCTCCAAGCTCATGGTCGGCCAGGGCATGACCGCGACCATCTccgaggtcggcgacgacgaggtgacCCTCGACATGAACCACCCCCTCGCGGGCAAGACGCTCAACTTCGACATCGAGGTCATGGACATCGAACGCATCGAGGTCAAGCACAGGGATAAGTTCAAGTGCTTCTTCGACATCgagatcggcggcgagcccgctGGTAAGATCGTCAtggagctccgcggcgacgtcgtgcccAAGACGTGCGAGAACTTCCGCGCGCTGTGCACCATGGAGAAGGGTTTCGGCTACAAGGGGTCGCCCTTCCACCGCGTGATCCCCGGGTTCATGTGCCAGGGCGGCGACTTTACCAACCGCAACGGTACCGGAGGTAAGTCCATCTTCGGCGCCAAGTTCGAGGACGAGAACTTCGTCCTGAAgcacgagggcgagggcatCCTCTCCATGGCCAACGCCGGCCCCGGCACCAACGGGTCGCAGTTCTTCCTCTGCACCGCGGAAACCGCCTGGCTCGACGGGAAGCACGTCGTCTTCGGCAAGGTCGTCGAGGGCATGGACGTCGTGAAGGCGGTCGAGGAGGTCGGATCCCAGAGCGGCAAGACATCCAAGGAGGTTTTGGTAGTCGACTCTGGCGAGATGTGA
- a CDS encoding Cwf15/Cwc15 cell cycle control family protein (Cwf15/Cwc15 cell cycle control protein. This family represents Cwf15/Cwc15 (from Schizosaccharomyces pombe and Saccharomyces cerevisiae respectively) and their homologues), with translation MTTAHRPTWAPAKGHEEQGGARMFGPSQKHSKLDDAAHTVLKTRNEGQATIKELMERDFRAELEERERAHFKKKLGGAGGTDAVGQLTAGDGDTDAGPRFVPKALDADDSDSDDASGSESDSDDDEDDTQALLAELERIKKDRAEETARRDAEAREAEAMERAEELATGNPLLNLGSEESEYDFSVKRRWDDDVVFRNQTRGEPKHAKRFVNDTIRSDFHRRFLNKYIK, from the exons ATGACCACCGCGCACAGGCCCACGTGGGCCCCCGCCAAGGGGCATGAAGAGCAGGGAGGCGCCCGCATGTTCGGTCCCTCCCAGAAGCACTccaagctcgacgacgccgcgcacacCGTCCTCAAGACCAG GAACGAAGGTCAGGCCACGATCAAGGAGCTCATGGAGCGCGACTTTCGCGCCGAGTTGGAAGAACGCGAGAGGGCCCATTTCAAGAAGAagctgggcggcgcggggggaactGACGCGGTGGGTcagctcaccgcgggcgacggcgacaccgaTGCGGGCCCGCGATTTGTCCCaaaggcgctcgacgccgatgacagcgacagcgacgacgcgtcgggcaGCGAAAGCGAcagcgatgacgacgaggacgacacccaagcgctcctcgccgagctcgagagAATCAAGAAGGATCGAGCCGAGGAaacagcgcggcgcgacgcagaGGCGCGTGAGGCGGAGGCCATGGAACGAGCTGAGGAGCTCGCGACCGGTAACCCGCTGCTGAACTTAGGTTCAGAAGAATCAGAGTATGACTTCTCGGTGAAGAGGCGATGGGACGACGATGTCGTGTTCAGGAACCAGACGAGAGGGGAGCCCAAACACGCCAAACGCTTCGTCAACGACACGATTCGCTCGGACTTTCATCGTCGCTTCCTTAACAAATACATAaagtga
- a CDS encoding predicted protein has translation CFAMIGRADIEGSKSNVAMNAWLPQASYPCGNFSDTSSVKFRQAKGSIGHAFTVCASTESQNQMSFYPFVPQEISVLFELILGHLRYLL, from the coding sequence TGCTTCGCAATGATAGGAAGAGCCGACATCGAAGGATCAAAAAGCAACGTCGCTATGAACGCTTGGCTGCCACAAGCCAGTTATCCCTGTGGTAACTTTTCTGACACCTCTAGCGTCAAATTCCGACAAGCTAAAGGATCGATAGGCCATGCTTTCACAGTTTGTGCTAGTACTGAAAGCCAAAATCAAATGAGCTTTTACCCTTTTGTTCCACAAGAGATTTCTGTTCTCTTTGAGCTCATCTTAGGACACCTGCGTTATCTTTTAA
- a CDS encoding predicted protein: protein MGKHHDWRPRGSVCALVTTPACAVPPEVLEGGVNSVSSTHLSCDGMNLSRS from the coding sequence ATGGGCAAACACCATGATTGGAGGCCAAGGGGGAGCGTATGCGCCTTGGTGACAACACCCGCGTGTGCGGTACCACCAGAGGTTTTGGAGGGGGGTGTGAACTCAGTGAGTTCAACACATCTTAGCTGCGACGGGATGAACCTCAGTAGATCGTAG
- a CDS encoding hypothetical protein (This entry represents MYND-type zinc finger domains), with the protein MSYPCAASECTNVGTKKCATCRVVSYCCKECQKKDWKTHKKQCAALAMSPGGATYREVYKDKEGVHVFEDMESGRSFTLGGAGDDSVPAVQCAMQMIRDMHGFTGPYTLQRIVNGKPVTPPPPHRMAVGDEVLVATGQESINPPYTDGWKRGVVRSLGDQDKGDAFAYKVTLTDGSVVPAHRDDPDFVRRVDDNEEGKAIRFDVGTEVECRIGPSMWTRGVVRQRNAELPGWGRGWTDDGEEHPGWQGPKDTMAYIVTPEGKSFDENDPYSTLSVPADKDDYIRAWEPRSRG; encoded by the coding sequence ATGAGCTACCCATGTGCCGCTTCCGAGTGCACGAACGTGGGCACGAAGAAGTGCGCGACGTGTCGCGTGGTGTCCTACTGCTGCAAGGAATGCCAAAAGAAAGACTGGAAGACGCACAAGAAGCAATGCGCCGCACTCGCGATGTCCCCCGGCGGTGCGACGTACCGTGAGGTGTACAAAGACAAGGAAGGCGTGCACGTCTTTGAGGACATGGAGAGCGGGAGGAGTTTCACgctcggaggcgcgggagacgacTCGGTCCCGGCGGTGCAGTGCGCGATGCAGATGATCCGCGACATGCACGGGTTCACGGGGCCGTACACGTTACAGAGGATCGTCAACGGCAAGCCGgtgacaccgccgccgccgcataGAATGGCCGTCGGAGACGAagtcctcgtcgccaccgggCAGGAATCCATCAATCCCCCGTACACGGACGGGTGGAAGCGAGGCGTCGTGCGATCCCTCGGGGACCAAGACAAgggcgacgccttcgcgtACAAAGTAACCCTGACGGATGGATCCGTCGTGCCCGCGCACAGGGACGACCCCGATTTCGTCCGCCGAGTGGACGATAACGAGGAGGGCAAAGCGATTCGCTTCGACGTGGGAACGGAGGTGGAGTGCCGGATCGGACCGAGCATGTGGACCCGGGGCGTGGTACGGCAGCGAAACGCGGAACTTCCGGGCTGGGGAAGAGGCTGGACCGATGACGGAGAGGAGCACCCGGGTTGGCAGGGGCCGAAAGACACGATGGCGTACATCGTGACGCCCGAGGGCAAAAGCTTCGACGAAAATGATCCTTACTCTACGTTGTCGGTGCCCGCAGACAAGGACGACTATATTCGGGCGTGGGAGCCGAGGTCGAGAGGGTAG